The sequence CGCAGTGACCTGCACTTGGGCGTAGCAGGCCCGCAACCCTTGGCGATGGGTGGAGGTGACAGAGAGGGTAAATTCGTGGTTTAGCCCCAGGTTAGTGAGCTGCTGTTGCAGGTAATCGAGGGGGACCCCCGCATCGACTAGGGCGGCCAGGCACATATCGCCTGCGATGCCGGTGGGGCAGTCGAGGTAAACTATGGTTTTCAACAGATCAAACGCATCGGGGACAGGGCAATGGCGACGGTTTACAAGCTACATCCTGAAAACCCGCAGGGGCGAAAGGTAGAGACCATTGCAGCGGCGCTACGCCAAGGTGCAGTGGCACTTTACCCCACAGACACAGTTTACGCCATCGGTTGTGACCTCAACCACAAGGGTGCGGTGCAACGGGTGCGGCAGATCAAGCAGCTGGCAAACGACAAGCCCCTGACGTTTTTGTGTGCCTCGCTCTCCAATATTGCCGACTATGCGATCGTCAGCGATGGGGCCTACCGCCTGATCCGGCGGTTGATTCCAGGGCCGTTCACGTTTTTGTTGCCCGCAACCCGCCAGGTGCCGCGTCTGGTCATGAGCCCCAAACGGCGCACCACGGGGATTCGAGTACCCAATTCTGCTATCTGTCTGGCCCTAGTAGAGACGCTTCAAAACCCAGTGATTTCGACCTCGGCCCTGACGCTACTGCCTGACTCTGAAACGGGCCAGATCGCTGACAAAATGGTGATGTTTGACGCCTTAGAGCAGTTTGTCGACATCATTGTTGATGATGATCAACCTTTAGCCCATGACGTGTCGACCATTCTCGATATGGAAGGGGAAGAGCCGCTGATGATACGCCAGGGCTTGGGTTGGCAAAAAGCGCTGGACTGGGGTGCACAGTTGGTCTAGCGGTACCGTTCGGCAGGGCAACTGGGCAATTGGCACTGCTGGGCTAAGGGAGCGAGGGCCAGGGGCCGGTTTTGAAATCTAAGTGTGACGACCCAGCAGCGGCTTCCCCTACGAGGGGATGGCTACGGAGAATCCTAAGGTAGGCCAAGGGATTGAGCGATTGTGATGACGTGGTGGTCGGTGCAGTTTTGCCTCGCTGGTTCCATTTTTGGCACGGCGGTTGGCGGCGGGGGCGTCCGAGGTAGCTTTTACCACTGGCACATTTCCTAGGAAATTGCTGTAGCTCAATTGGAATTACATAACAACCCCACAAAGTTAGACCAGCCGATGGATTGGCCAGGTTGGTTATTCGCTATCTCAGTGTCGTTGTTAGGATTGGGTAACTATGAAGACCGCATCTACCTGCTGTGCTATGCCCCCATCGTCCCCTGGGTTTACACCACAACCCCTAGATCATTCGCCCGCATCTGGTGACGGAGCCCCTACCGTTGCCCCTCTAGTCAACGATCTCTTTATGGCCCATCTACAACGGCGGCCGGCCGGGCTGGTGGGGGTGATGGGTCGAATGACGGCAGAAGTGGACCGCATTTGCGCGATGAGCGATCGCATCCAGACCTCAGGGGAGGTGGGCCACTGGCAAACCGCCTTAGTGCGCCACCGGGTGAGCAAGTGTCTGGCCTACTACGATATGGGGTCTAACCACCAGGGCCGGGTAGAGCTACACAGCAGCCTTAGCGCCATTGTCTACCGCCACGTGGCTCCTCGGGGCAGCAATCTGGGGTTTCAGGGCCGCTATGCCCTGCTCGAAGATTTCATGCAAAACTTTTACATTGAGGTGCTCAATGCCTTTCGGCGAGAGCACGGGTTAGCGGAGACCTATACCCCTCGCACTCGCATTGAGCTGGCGGAGTATATGGCCTTTAGTGAACAGTACGCCAAGCGCCGAATTTCCCTGCGGGGAGGGCACAGCCAGCAGCTCATTGTGCTGCGAGCTCAGGCCTTTAGCCGCCGCCAGCCCAGCGAAACCTCGGTCGATATGGCGTTGGTCACCGAGGGGGCCAAAACCGAGGCTGCCGAAGGCCACGCTCGCAGCTCCGTGGTGCAGCAGGTGCGCGAAAAAATGATGGCCGATGCCGATGATCCTGGCGATGGGGTGATGCGCGATCGCGTCGTTAACGCCCTGATGCAGTACCTAAAAGAGCAAAACCAGCCTGACTGCGTCGATTACCTGGTGCTCAAACTGCAAGATTGCTCAGCGGCAGAAATTGACGATATTTTGGGGCTGTCGTCTCGGGAACGCGACTATCTTCAGCAGCGCTTCAAGTACCACGTCGAGAAATTTTCCCAGCAGCACGAGTGGGAGTTGGTACACCAGTGGTTAGGGGCCAACCTGGAGTCTCGTCTGGGCATGACTCCCAGGGAGTGGGGCGGCTTTTTAGCCACCCTACCCACCGACTATCGAAACTTTTTGACCCTCAAACAAACTCAGCCTAGCTTGAGTAACGAGGCGATCGCCCAAGCCCTCGGCTGGACACCCAAAAAGGTCCAGCGCAACTGGACCAAATTGCTCAAGCTAGCCTGGCACTACCGCAACCAGTCTCACGGGTCGGAGGCTAGCTGAGCCCAGGTGGCTAGCCTGCGATCGCTTCTTCTCCAATGCCGGGCGGCTCAAACTTGTAGCCTACCCCGCGCACCGTCTGAATGAGCGCTGGTTGAGTGGTATCTTTCTCAATTTTTTTGCGAATTTGGCCGACGTGCACATCGACCACCCGTTGATCGCCCACGTAGTCGTAGTCCCACACCTTTTGAATTAGCTCGGCCCGCCGCCACACCCGGCCTGGGTGACTCGCTAAGAAGTGCAAAAGATCAAACTCTAGGGCCGTCAGGGGCACCATTTCTTCGTTGAGCATGACCTCTCGACGGACTGGGTCGATGGCCAGGCTATTGAACATAAGACACTGCTGCTCGGCAGCAGTCACCGGGCGTTGGCGTTTGAGAATGGCCCCTACCCGCACCTCTAGCTCGCCTAGGCTAAAGGGCTTAGTCAGGTAGTCGTCGGCCCCTTCGTTAAAGCCCCGAATTTTGTCTGACTCGTCGGTGCGGCTGGTCAACATGAGCACAAAGACACCCGTGCGTGACTGCATCTCTTTACACAGGTCATAGCCGTTGGTATCGGGCAAGTTGAGGTCGAGAATGACCAAGTCCGGGGTAAATTGCTCAAATACCGCTAGGGCCTTTTTGCCGTCCTCGGCCGACTCCATTTCATAGTCCTGCTTGGCCAGGAACCGATGAATCAAGTTGCGAATTGCGGGGTCGTCATCGACAACGAGGATCTTGGCTTCCGCCATAGTCGTACCTATCTGTAAGTTGACTGGTCTAGCTAAGATTCAGGAACTTGCGGGGTGCTGGCGACAGCGTAACTTTACGCTCCCTTAGTGCTTTTCAAGCACTTTTAACGGCATCAGCAATAAAACCACAAATAATTCTCTAGCTTACTCGAGAACTTTATGAAGTTACCACCCGTGGTGAGTCTCAAGACCGCAAAGCCTTGATGACTTCTGTGAATTCACCGATGACCCAAACGGTATTGGGAGACCACAGCAGGGGCGAAGGCTAGGGGTCAGCGGCGGGGCGATCGCGGTTTAGGAGCCATCAGCCCCAGCAGCGGTCCTAAGATCAGGCCAAACACAAACCCGCCCGAGTGGGCCCAGTAGGCGACTCCACTCGACCCCAGGTTGACGTCGCTGCTGAGGCTGGCCAGGCTGAACAGCGCCTGCTGTACAAACCAAAACCCCAGGAAAAAAATCGCCGGAATACGAACCGTGGTAAAGAAAATAATCAGCGGGATCAGCGTCACAATGCGAGCCCTAGGGAACCGCAGAATGTAGGCCCCCATCACCCCGGCGATCGCCCCGCTGGCTCCGATGGTGGGCACCGTCGAGGATGGGTCAAAAACCCACTGAGTGAGGCCCGCCAGCACACCGCAGCCCAGATAGAAAATCAAAAACCTCAAATGGCCTAACCGATCTTCAATGTTGTTGCCAAAGACCCATAGGTACAATAAGTTCCCTCCTATGTGAAAAAAGCCCCCGTGGAGAAACTGAGACGATATCAGGGTGAACCACTCGTAGGCAGGGGCCTGCATGGCCCCTTGAAAACTCTCGGTTAGCTGGGCTGGCACTAATGCCCAGGTGTCAAAAAAGCGATCTAGCCCCTCCCTCGACAGGCTGAGCTGAAACACAAACACGGCAATGTTAAGTCCAATCAGCCCGTAGGTCACCCCAGGGGTAATGCTGACGGGGTTGTCGTCACGGAGCGGAACCACGGCTGTACCTAATGTGTGACTTTAATTGTAGAAATACTCAGATAAAACACCCAGGCCAAGATTCCCAGCCGCAACGATCTAGGCGGCCGACAAAATTTCGAGGCTCCCGGTATCACCATTTAGCCGGGCCAGGGATCCTACCGGCAGGGCCGCATTGTCACCATCATGACCAAACGGTAAACCAGATACCACCGGTATGCCCAGGTCGCCCAGGCGATCGCGCAGCACCTCTGCCACCGTCAAGCTGGGCACCCCGTCGGGCGGCTCGCAGCGGCTAAACCGCCCCAGGGCAATGCCTTTAACCCCTACCAACTTGCCCGCCATCCGCCAGTGGGTCAGCATGCGATCGATTCGGTACGGGGCCTCAGTGACGTCCTCAAAGGCCACGATCGCCCCAGTTAGGTCGGGTGCGTGGGCCGTGCCCAGCAAATGGGTGGCTACGGTCAGATTGGCGGGCCACAGCCGGCCAGTCACCGTCCCTCCACCCCAGCCTTCGCCGTGGAGGGGCAGTAGACCGTGCCCCGTCACCAGCGATTTCAACCGCTGCTGCGACCAGTCGGGCTCGGTGGCCAGGGTCGTGAGCAATGGTCCGTGCACCCCCACCATGCCCCGGCACCCCAAACTCCACAGCAGACTGGTGATATCGGAAAAGCCAATGAGCCACTTGGGAGCCAGGACCTCGGGCCATTGCCATCCTTCGAGCAGACGAGTGCCCCCATAGCCGCCTCGGGCACAGAGAATGCCTTTGTAGGTGGGATCGGCCAGGGCAGAGCCCAGCTGATGGCGGCGGTTGTCGTCGGCCCCAGCCAGATAGCCCCACTGCTCTCTAACCCCAGGGCTAACGTCAACCCCAAAACCCCAACTGCGCCAGACCTCTAGCCCCTGGTTAAAACTTTCTAGCTCTCGCAGGGCACCGCTAGGGGCGATCACCCGCAGGCGATCGCCCGGCTGTAGAGGTGGTGGATAGCGAAAGTCTCCTGCCCCACCGCTGGTAACACTGTACTGACTCAATCCCCTAGCTCCTGGCCCGTAACTTATGAACAAACTCGCTATAATGCTTTACAAAGCGTTACAAAAGAAAACTATGTCCAACTCCCCTACCTCTGCTGAATCTCGCGAATGGGGCTTTACCCGTGCCGCCGAAAGTCTCAACGGTCGACTAGCGATGCTGGGATTTTTCTTTGCCGTTGTGATCGAGCTGTTGAGCGGTGAAGGAGTACTGCACTTTCTAAACCTGGTGTAAACGCAGGTCGGGGAAATGACACCACTCAATACGCTGTCTGAGAGCCCGGGATCTACAGCTTTCCCAATTACCCTAAAACGCTTGCTAGCAAAGCCTTTTGAGCATGCATCCGATTCTCCGCCTGATCCCATACTCGGGAGGCGGTACCCTCAATGACATCGTGGGTGATTTCTTCGCCGCGATGAGCAGGCAGGCAGTGGAGCACAATCGCATCGGCACTGGCCTGAGCCAGCAGCGCATCGTTGACTTGGTAAGGCTGAAACACCGGCAGGCGCTGGTCGGCTTCTGATTCCTGGCCCATGCTAGCCCAGACATCGGTATAGAGCACCTGGGCCTCTTTCACGGCTAGCTCTGGGTCGGTGGTGATCATCACTTTGCCCTGTCCCTGCATCAACCGCTGGGCCTGTTCGACTATGGCAGGGCTGGGGGCATAGCCCTCAGGACAAGCGATATGGACGTTCATACCCACTAGGGCGCAGCCAATCAAGAGTGAGTGGGCGACGTTGTTGCCATCGCCTAGGTACGTCAGAGTTAGCCCCTCCAGAGATTTAAAGGCTTCTTGTATGGTCAGCAGGTCGGCCAAAATTTGGCAGGGATGCTCTAGATCGGTCAGTGCATTGATGACCGGAATCGACGCGTAGTCGGCAAATTCTTGAATCTCGGCTTGATCAAAGGTGCGAATCGCGACCACATCGAGATAGCGATCGAGCACTCGGGCGGTGTCGCTAGTTGGCTCACCCCGGCTCACCTGGGTCACCCCCGAGTGTAAGTCGAGCACCTGACCCCCCAGTTGGTACATAGCCACCGAAAAGCTGACGCGGGTGCGGGTTGAGGCTTTGCGAAACAGCAGCCCCAGCACTTTATGCGGAAACTGGGGGTTGTGCTTGCCTGCTTTAAGCTCGGCGGCAAAGGTGAGCAGGTCGCTCAGTTCGGTGGCTGTCAGGTCGCTTAGGCTCAGCAGGTCGCGCCCGCTTAGGGGTGGCATGGACATGGGCAAGCTTCAGTAAAAATAAGACATTAGCAGATTATGGGGAAGGCTCTGATGGGTCTGTATCGGCAGGGGCAGAACCGTAATCTAGGATGCAGCTATGGAGTTGGAGCGATGGTTAGCGCTAAGGTGTGTCGCCCTTTCAAGTCTGAACTATGATTGGGGGCATTGCACCTGCCGTGGCTATTGTTGCCTCTGGCATCAAGCCCTCAGAGCAGTGCACTCAGGGGGGTTTACAGCCATCCTTTCCTTGCTGTCTTGTTTACTTTTATACGTTTATGATTAGTGCGGTTGTTCCTCCCCAGGCGTTGCCTTCAGGGCCACTACCTCAGCCTCCTACGGTACGGGAGCGGGCAGCGGCAGGATATTTTCGGGATATTGCGCTGTGGCTCAACCAGCCCCTGGCCCCCCACGGTATTTTTGTGCAGGTGCAGGCCGAACGACCTGGCTGTTTACGGCTGGTGGTTGAATTTCAGCAGCAGCCGATTAAAGATCACCTACTGCGATTTTTATGCCATCGCTTGTGGTTGCTGAATTCAGAACTGATTGAGGGCATCTATGTGGTGGCACGTCCCCTCGGCCACCGCCGGGTGTTGTGGGAGCAGCGGATCAAAATTGTTACCCCGGCGCTCAAACAGAGCCAGCAGCGCCCAGTGGTGAAGCTCCAGCGCAGTCAGTCGTCAACGATGCCGCCCAAAATTCGCCCGCCCCGGCCATCGGCTAAGGGATTGTCGCGCCAGCATTTGCAAACTCTGAGGGCTTTTGTGCTGTCGGGCTCGGCGGTCGCCGCCTTTGTGATGGGTTGCCTGCTAGAGATCATTATTTCATCGCCATCGCCATCGCTGCCTCAGTTTTCGGCTCAGTCTGAGGTGCGATCGCAGGAGCGCGCCAACCGAGGGGAAGGTACCCCCGCTACCCAGCCGTCCTTTGAGGTGGGGGCACGGGAGTCGGTACCGGCGATCGCCCTAGAGGCCTCAACTTCAGCAGCACCCTTGGCTAACCGCCCTACCGTAGTGGATACGGTCCTAGAGCCCGTAGGCGTGATTACTCACCAGAAGTCAACGCCCATTCCCTCTAACGATGTCACCCTGCTATTTGGCGGCGACATTTCTCTCGATGACATTGCTCCAGACACACTGGACGCTCCGGGCGGCTTTTTTGCCGACGTGGCTGAATACAGCCAGGCTGACCTGGCCTTGGTCAACCTGGCCACCCCCTTAGCTACCGCCGCCACCAACCTCGAAGAAGAATTTCGCCAAAAAACCCGCGCCGATGCCGTCGACCTCCTGGTCAACAGTGGGGTAGACATTGTTAACCTCACCCACAGTCGCCTGATGGACTATGGGGCTGCGGGTCTCGACGAAACGATTACCACCCTCGATAGCAAAGGGCTCTACCGCATTGGGGCTGGGCGCAACGCCATGGAAGCTCGCCGTCCTGAAGTGCTAGATGTCAAAGGTAAGCGAATTGCCTACTTGAGCTACGCCATGGGCGGCAACAACGCCGCCCACGACGACGCCATTCTTAAAGAGCGGGCCGGAGCCGACAACCAGGCCGTAGCCAAAGAGGTCGAAAACTTCAAAGCCGCCACCGCCTTCAAAAACCGGGCTGGGTTCAATGCCCAAGACATGCCCGAAATTGTGGCCGACATTCAGGCCCTGCGCAACGACGTAGACTGGATTGTCGTGAACTTTCGCTGGGTCGATCATCTCAGTGAAACT is a genomic window of Nodosilinea sp. E11 containing:
- the argF gene encoding ornithine carbamoyltransferase; the encoded protein is MPPLSGRDLLSLSDLTATELSDLLTFAAELKAGKHNPQFPHKVLGLLFRKASTRTRVSFSVAMYQLGGQVLDLHSGVTQVSRGEPTSDTARVLDRYLDVVAIRTFDQAEIQEFADYASIPVINALTDLEHPCQILADLLTIQEAFKSLEGLTLTYLGDGNNVAHSLLIGCALVGMNVHIACPEGYAPSPAIVEQAQRLMQGQGKVMITTDPELAVKEAQVLYTDVWASMGQESEADQRLPVFQPYQVNDALLAQASADAIVLHCLPAHRGEEITHDVIEGTASRVWDQAENRMHAQKALLASVLG
- a CDS encoding chlorophyll a/b-binding protein, producing MSNSPTSAESREWGFTRAAESLNGRLAMLGFFFAVVIELLSGEGVLHFLNLV
- a CDS encoding response regulator transcription factor; its protein translation is MAEAKILVVDDDPAIRNLIHRFLAKQDYEMESAEDGKKALAVFEQFTPDLVILDLNLPDTNGYDLCKEMQSRTGVFVLMLTSRTDESDKIRGFNEGADDYLTKPFSLGELEVRVGAILKRQRPVTAAEQQCLMFNSLAIDPVRREVMLNEEMVPLTALEFDLLHFLASHPGRVWRRAELIQKVWDYDYVGDQRVVDVHVGQIRKKIEKDTTQPALIQTVRGVGYKFEPPGIGEEAIAG
- a CDS encoding LD-carboxypeptidase, whose amino-acid sequence is MSQYSVTSGGAGDFRYPPPLQPGDRLRVIAPSGALRELESFNQGLEVWRSWGFGVDVSPGVREQWGYLAGADDNRRHQLGSALADPTYKGILCARGGYGGTRLLEGWQWPEVLAPKWLIGFSDITSLLWSLGCRGMVGVHGPLLTTLATEPDWSQQRLKSLVTGHGLLPLHGEGWGGGTVTGRLWPANLTVATHLLGTAHAPDLTGAIVAFEDVTEAPYRIDRMLTHWRMAGKLVGVKGIALGRFSRCEPPDGVPSLTVAEVLRDRLGDLGIPVVSGLPFGHDGDNAALPVGSLARLNGDTGSLEILSAA
- a CDS encoding L-threonylcarbamoyladenylate synthase; its protein translation is MATVYKLHPENPQGRKVETIAAALRQGAVALYPTDTVYAIGCDLNHKGAVQRVRQIKQLANDKPLTFLCASLSNIADYAIVSDGAYRLIRRLIPGPFTFLLPATRQVPRLVMSPKRRTTGIRVPNSAICLALVETLQNPVISTSALTLLPDSETGQIADKMVMFDALEQFVDIIVDDDQPLAHDVSTILDMEGEEPLMIRQGLGWQKALDWGAQLV
- a CDS encoding rhomboid family intramembrane serine protease, translating into MVPLRDDNPVSITPGVTYGLIGLNIAVFVFQLSLSREGLDRFFDTWALVPAQLTESFQGAMQAPAYEWFTLISSQFLHGGFFHIGGNLLYLWVFGNNIEDRLGHLRFLIFYLGCGVLAGLTQWVFDPSSTVPTIGASGAIAGVMGAYILRFPRARIVTLIPLIIFFTTVRIPAIFFLGFWFVQQALFSLASLSSDVNLGSSGVAYWAHSGGFVFGLILGPLLGLMAPKPRSPRR
- a CDS encoding CapA family protein, translated to MISAVVPPQALPSGPLPQPPTVRERAAAGYFRDIALWLNQPLAPHGIFVQVQAERPGCLRLVVEFQQQPIKDHLLRFLCHRLWLLNSELIEGIYVVARPLGHRRVLWEQRIKIVTPALKQSQQRPVVKLQRSQSSTMPPKIRPPRPSAKGLSRQHLQTLRAFVLSGSAVAAFVMGCLLEIIISSPSPSLPQFSAQSEVRSQERANRGEGTPATQPSFEVGARESVPAIALEASTSAAPLANRPTVVDTVLEPVGVITHQKSTPIPSNDVTLLFGGDISLDDIAPDTLDAPGGFFADVAEYSQADLALVNLATPLATAATNLEEEFRQKTRADAVDLLVNSGVDIVNLTHSRLMDYGAAGLDETITTLDSKGLYRIGAGRNAMEARRPEVLDVKGKRIAYLSYAMGGNNAAHDDAILKERAGADNQAVAKEVENFKAATAFKNRAGFNAQDMPEIVADIQALRNDVDWIVVNFRWVDHLSETPNFMQTNLARLAIDQGADVVVGYHPTVIQGGEIYKGRPIAYSLGDFVFRPDDPIENQDSAVLKVSLKDDQMQIELVPVRVRDSRPKTLTGPASESVLQRIEQASSQFDQPLKSPVLLDLKTPELPPETVSDPNSPFVSPEAEEVLPVELEPKQNLQPESLVEPDSSGDDIPVDPSAPTPSSEAEEPAVLPELEVEFDGDLKEWGPKVSPEQREFQPVPPQRSGGDAPSAPAGNKPSAEAAAPKPQPQPHLWGEEPVAQLAPLETLQQEAPPLDASELKSSAAIVPSADSLEPTVPLAPVEATTWTDTVPDSPVLPAED